Proteins encoded together in one Arvicanthis niloticus isolate mArvNil1 chromosome 7, mArvNil1.pat.X, whole genome shotgun sequence window:
- the LOC117712743 gene encoding developmental pluripotency-associated protein 5A-like, producing the protein MKTLLTRKDIPPWLKVPEDLEDPEVLQVNTQVLNSLFGPERSRMPHIEQVSQAMFELKTLESSESTEILVYGSDNNKLRAKWMLQSMAERCRLRQERDMRKLEESMKVLEVGEE; encoded by the exons ATGAAAACTCTCTTGACCCGTAAAGATATTCCCCCATGGCTGAAAGTTCCTGAAGACCTGGAAGATCCAGAAGTATTACAAGTCAACACGCAGGTGCTAAACTCTCTGTTCG GCCCAGAGAGATCTCGAATGCCTCACATCGAGCAGGTGAGCCAGGCCATGTTTGAGCTGAAGACTCTGGAATCTTCTGAATCTACCGAGATCTTAGTTTATGGCTCTGACAACAACAAGCTTCGGGCTAAATGGATGCTTCAGTCCATGGCTGAGAGATGCCGCCTGCGCCAGGAAAGAG ACATGCGCAAGCTGGAGGAATCCATGAAGGTCCTGGAAGTAGGCGAGGAGTGA